From the Candidatus Latescibacterota bacterium genome, one window contains:
- a CDS encoding recombination protein NinB codes for MKQNAVITNEAQLGKFLKYWEACKLPEDGYYVEWEPKADRRTSDQNALLWVGAYRPIAEYLSEQSGKIITSEHVHAVAKDRFLDPVIVELNGKSKSYPGSTTKLKKKEFGDYLEQVWAWGGSMGVWFA; via the coding sequence GTGAAACAAAACGCAGTCATAACCAATGAAGCGCAACTCGGCAAATTCCTGAAATACTGGGAAGCCTGCAAGCTACCTGAAGACGGTTATTACGTTGAGTGGGAACCGAAAGCAGACCGGCGCACAAGCGACCAGAACGCGCTTTTATGGGTTGGTGCTTATCGTCCTATCGCTGAGTACCTATCCGAGCAATCCGGCAAGATAATCACTTCTGAACACGTCCACGCTGTAGCCAAAGATCGGTTTCTTGATCCGGTGATTGTTGAGCTAAATGGCAAGTCAAAATCATACCCCGGAAGCACCACGAAACTAAAGAAAAAAGAGTTTGGGGATTATCTCGAACAGGTATGGGCATGGGGTGGATCAATGGGGGTCTGGTTTGCATGA
- a CDS encoding Ref family protein → MKTSLPNATKAEKRRFKIMAEEIGCIACLMDNLGYNPPDIHHELSGGKRISHSHTIPLCPETHHKYGDISVHQGIRKFEEKYSTEEYLRELTNRAVADFESRTIGGVG, encoded by the coding sequence GTGAAAACCAGCCTCCCAAACGCAACCAAAGCCGAAAAGCGCCGCTTCAAAATCATGGCTGAGGAAATTGGTTGCATTGCCTGCCTGATGGACAATCTCGGATATAACCCACCGGACATACACCATGAGCTATCTGGCGGTAAGCGCATATCGCACAGTCACACGATACCGCTATGCCCTGAAACGCACCACAAGTATGGCGACATAAGCGTGCACCAAGGTATCCGCAAATTTGAGGAAAAATACAGCACTGAGGAATACTTGCGCGAGCTAACCAACAGGGCCGTGGCTGATTTCGAGTCGCGAACAATCGGGGGTGTGGGGTGA
- a CDS encoding RusA family crossover junction endodeoxyribonuclease, which produces MRIEMPWPPSVNTYWRNVSGKTLISAKGRAYRKVVSDMGWTLPKYGTARLRVVIKAYPPDRRRRDLDNLPKAIFDSLERAGVFDDDEQIDFFSIKRCAVEKPGLIMLRIETV; this is translated from the coding sequence GTGAGGATTGAAATGCCCTGGCCCCCATCAGTAAACACTTACTGGCGCAACGTCAGCGGTAAGACGCTCATATCAGCGAAGGGCAGGGCATACCGCAAGGTTGTATCGGATATGGGGTGGACCTTGCCCAAATACGGCACAGCGCGGCTCAGGGTGGTGATAAAGGCATACCCACCGGACCGTAGGCGCAGGGACTTGGACAATTTACCCAAGGCAATCTTTGATTCACTGGAAAGGGCCGGTGTTTTTGATGATGACGAACAGATTGATTTTTTCAGCATCAAGCGGTGTGCCGTTGAAAAGCCGGGACTGATTATGCTCAGGATTGAAACAGTATGA
- a CDS encoding ead/Ea22-like family protein, with product MNDKELRKLAEAATEGPWTAHDGGLTKRKIYNPITKKNEPLKCRCAQVRCEDTTIAVAIGASDETYTLGEGVTDDQRCVNAAYIAAANPKAIIERLNRLDSQQAKIDRLMLEHCPDEMTDRQLREWAESQVQTDENY from the coding sequence ATGAACGATAAAGAACTACGCAAATTAGCAGAGGCGGCAACAGAGGGGCCGTGGACCGCTCATGATGGCGGCTTAACCAAAAGAAAAATATACAACCCGATCACCAAGAAAAACGAACCACTAAAATGTAGATGTGCGCAGGTTCGCTGTGAGGACACAACCATTGCTGTAGCGATTGGAGCAAGCGACGAAACCTATACGCTTGGCGAAGGCGTTACAGATGACCAGCGATGTGTAAACGCAGCCTACATAGCCGCAGCCAACCCAAAAGCCATTATCGAACGGCTAAACAGACTGGACTCTCAGCAGGCAAAAATAGACAGGCTCATGCTCGAACACTGTCCAGACGAAATGACGGACAGGCAACTACGTGAATGGGCTGAAAGCCAAGTGCAGACCGATGAGAATTACTGA
- a CDS encoding DUF1353 domain-containing protein — METKHEARFVNIPPLDIGTKPEQWILTEACIYQSALTPDLIVVRAGFETDLASIPRIARFFIVKNGRHRAAAIVHDYLCRLKLDFSRVRADKIFLEAMKLRGVPRIRRRLMYWAVRANTSRLKLIGKAR, encoded by the coding sequence ATGGAAACTAAACACGAAGCCAGATTTGTCAACATTCCACCACTCGACATTGGCACAAAGCCAGAGCAGTGGATTCTGACAGAAGCATGTATTTATCAATCGGCACTAACCCCCGACCTGATTGTTGTAAGGGCGGGATTTGAAACCGACCTCGCAAGCATTCCAAGAATTGCGCGTTTCTTTATCGTCAAAAACGGCAGACATAGAGCGGCGGCTATCGTGCATGACTACCTGTGCCGGTTAAAACTGGATTTCAGCAGGGTGAGGGCAGACAAGATATTCCTTGAAGCCATGAAGCTACGCGGTGTTCCAAGAATACGCAGACGGCTAATGTACTGGGCGGTCAGGGCGAACACCAGCAGGCTGAAACTTATTGGTAAGGCGAGATGA
- a CDS encoding terminase family protein, which produces MNCPVKEIFYGGARGGGKTDGMIGKNAIKASIYGKDQKGVFFRKELPQLEAAIDRCKQIYLPLGWKWAEQKKTFTSPGGSTLKFRMLERDADAEKYQGQDFTDVYMEELTNYASPTPINRLRATLRSAVGIPCQLHGTGNPGGPGHHWVKERYIDPNPAGLEILEEELPNGATHKRIFIPAKLDDNLKLMELDPDYENNLYMSGSEALVKAWRWGDWNVVEGAFFDCWHRRMVHKPFLVPADWTKLVSFDWGSSKPFSVQWWAVVADDYTTSEGVLLPRGYLLCYREWYGAKAPDVGLKLTAEAVGLGIKQRTTEKINDWVADPAIFKEDGGPSQAERMGLPFRGADNTRVGRLGHMGGWDQMRSRMVGTRTFDDNGVIRDDGVPMMGYFNTCKASIRTIPSLQHDPNKAEDLNTNSEDHAADSARYACMSRPWREKRRTAEIIHVDVWGRPKQTNHSWKTA; this is translated from the coding sequence GTGAACTGTCCGGTTAAGGAAATATTCTACGGTGGTGCGCGTGGCGGTGGCAAGACCGATGGAATGATCGGCAAGAACGCGATCAAGGCATCTATATATGGCAAGGATCAGAAAGGTGTTTTCTTCCGTAAGGAATTGCCACAGTTAGAGGCGGCGATTGATCGCTGCAAACAGATTTACCTGCCGCTGGGATGGAAGTGGGCAGAACAGAAAAAGACATTTACCTCCCCCGGTGGTTCTACTTTGAAGTTCAGGATGCTTGAACGTGATGCCGATGCTGAAAAATATCAGGGCCAGGACTTCACCGATGTTTACATGGAAGAACTTACGAATTACGCCTCACCGACACCGATTAACCGGCTGAGGGCGACACTGCGTTCTGCCGTTGGGATTCCGTGCCAGTTACATGGCACCGGCAATCCCGGTGGTCCCGGTCATCATTGGGTCAAGGAGAGGTATATTGATCCGAATCCTGCCGGTCTTGAAATACTGGAAGAAGAACTGCCTAACGGGGCTACGCATAAGCGGATATTCATCCCGGCCAAACTGGATGACAATCTGAAACTGATGGAACTGGACCCCGATTACGAGAACAACCTGTATATGTCCGGTTCCGAGGCTCTTGTGAAGGCATGGCGCTGGGGTGACTGGAATGTTGTCGAGGGTGCTTTCTTTGATTGCTGGCACCGCAGGATGGTGCATAAACCGTTTCTGGTGCCTGCCGACTGGACAAAGCTGGTTTCTTTCGACTGGGGTTCAAGCAAACCGTTCTCGGTACAGTGGTGGGCGGTTGTGGCCGATGATTACACCACATCCGAGGGTGTTTTGCTGCCAAGAGGTTATCTGCTTTGTTACCGCGAGTGGTACGGGGCAAAGGCACCTGATGTGGGTTTAAAGCTGACCGCCGAGGCCGTTGGACTTGGAATCAAACAAAGAACCACCGAAAAGATCAACGACTGGGTTGCTGACCCGGCTATTTTCAAAGAGGACGGTGGTCCCTCACAGGCCGAGCGCATGGGTCTGCCGTTTCGTGGTGCAGATAATACCCGTGTCGGAAGACTGGGGCATATGGGCGGCTGGGATCAGATGAGATCGAGAATGGTCGGCACACGCACCTTTGATGATAACGGTGTTATCCGGGATGACGGTGTACCGATGATGGGGTATTTCAATACCTGCAAGGCAAGTATCAGGACAATTCCGAGCCTGCAGCATGACCCGAACAAGGCAGAGGATCTGAACACCAACTCCGAGGACCACGCGGCAGACTCTGCGCGATATGCCTGCATGTCAAGACCGTGGCGAGAGAAAAGAAGGACCGCAGAGATCATCCATGTCGATGTATGGGGCAGGCCGAAACAAACGAATCATAGCTGGAAGACCGCATGA